A stretch of DNA from Syngnathus acus chromosome 1, fSynAcu1.2, whole genome shotgun sequence:
CTTTTTGTCCTCTTCAGACCATGAGGCGAACCAGTGGTGCTATGACAACTTTGTCAACTACCGCTCGTTGATGTCAGCCGACAACGTGCGGCAGCAGCTGTCCAGGATCATGGATCGCTTCAATCTGCCCCGCCGGAGCACAGAGTTCACCAGTCGAGACTACTACATCAATATCCGCAGAGCGCTCTGCACCGGCTTCTTCATGCAGGTTGGTAATGCCGGTGCGCAACGCGGTGGTCGACGTTCGGACCGTCGGCCTTTTTCCCCAGCTCCAACAAATACTAGCTTCAttaagtgtttgttttcaaaccaAATCCACCAAAGCATTTGGACAGGTCCTCACTTCTGaagtttattttcttaaatgtAGTGAATTCAGCCTGGATACTGTTTGGCTCAATTGACCGGATTTTACAAGACATTGACTTGCTTGCTGTCTGTGCTGCAGGTGGCTCATCTGGAACGAACCGGTCATTACCTCACAGTCAAAGACAACCAAGTGGTCCAACTGCACCCATCAACAGTCTTGGACCACAAGCCCGAATGGGTGCTCTACAACGAATTTGTTCTCACCACCAAGAACTACATTCGCACTTGCACAGACATTAAACCAGAGTGGTGAGCCAAATTAATTGATAGGGTCATGGTCGTCCGTCAGTTCAAGTGTGGTTTCTCATGCTGTCTCTTGTGTTGCAGGCTGGTCAAGATTGCCCCACAGTACTACGAAATGAGTAACTTCCCACAATGTGAAGCTAAACGACAGCTGGAGCGAATCGTTGCCAAACTAGAGAGCAAAGAGTATTCCCAGTACTAAACGTTAACCAATAACTGTCCTGAAAAAATGACAGCATACCATATAGTTTTAGATCTTTCTGTATCATCGTATCTTAAAACTGTTGACTCTTTagcatttggattttttttttttttatatatatatttttttgttagcttTCAGTTGTCTCCCACATTGTCCATTCTTCAACTGTAATGCCAGAAAGAAATATCAGCAAGCATTGGATCactataaatattttcaaaagaagcattgttttgatgttttcctGTAGGAAGTTGTTGAGTGCTGGCTTTGTTTCTTTATTAAAGGAGCTTTGACTTACTACACCTTGATGCTTTAAATACTAATGTGAATGTCATGACAGAAATGCACTTAATGTGTTACACATCAACTTCATTCTAAAGCATTCATTTACCAGTTGGATCCACAAAAGATCAAGTTACCTgataaaagtcaaagtctgctttattgtcaatttcttcacatgccaagacacacaaagagatcgaaataacgttcccactatcccacggtgacaagacagtacacaatatacacacaagtaaacaacaagcTGCAAGGCTTCATGAGTGAGAATGTGTGAGAGAAACAGGATGACAAAGGCAGTGGTCCGACTTCACAAGCTATGATGAAATTCTAATCAGGTAACATTACAGGGAGAACCAAAGTTTGGGcttattttttcccttcaacATCCTCAATTGTCTCTGGCAGGCCGTGGCCGCGTGTCTCTGACAGCTGCGATGCCAGGATTGCTGCCAGGACAGCTGAGGAGAACAAGACGAGTTGGGGCAGGTCCTTCCAGATGTCATCCAGTAAAAGGATCAGAGGAGCGAGGGCCACACCCATTCGGGCCATAGATGAGTTGAAGCCCATCCCGTTTTGTCTTGAACATAAAAATTACAGCACAGATTGTTTAGTATTGTGACTGGCACTATGTGTGTAACTTTTAGATGCTGAAATAAAGGCAGTATAGAAACTTACAACCTGCTGATGAAAAAAGTAAGGTATGTAAGCGCACCTGACAACAGTGGGAAACAATTCAGAAGAGTAGAGCACTATGGTACAAAAtgatgctgaagaaaagcctTTTCCTACGACTGCCACCATTGTTCTCAGGGTGGACATATCTGGGGGAAAGTCACGGGAATCATTAAGTATGACAACATCTGGATCAATCCTTGGAAATGCCATGACACCAACCTTTTGGTATCAAAATGTTGATTCCGAGAGAGACAGCAAGCATGGTCAACATTCCCACCTGCGTGCGCTTCCTGCCAATCCTGTCCAGTAAGAAGAAACTGGACAATTTGCCCGGCACTTCAGCTGATGAGTAGAGCAACTGAGTGAGGTAGACATTGAGGCCAAAGCCGCTGATATTGAAGGTGATGCCGTAGAATGCAATTGCTATGGTGAACCTAGGAACGACAGAGTGCGCTGTAACATTGGGTAACCCAAACCCACAATTggatgtggagaaaaaaaaaaattgtgcgcAGACCAAAGAGAACCAGTGCACAAGGACAGTCTTCTCATTTTAGGTGTTCTCATCAAGTCCAAGTAGGAATACACTCGACTTTTCTTCTCTGTCACCACGATGGAGGACAGAGTCTGGAAACAGTCAAAGGAATAATCTTGGTGACTTTTGAGAATTAGAACATTACCATCATTATGAGAATAATGCGAACCTCAGGTTGAAGTCCAGGGCACAACGCCTCAGTGCCGTTTATTTTGGCACATTTGACGAGACACAAATGAGCTTCCTCCAGCTTTCCGTTGGCAATGAGCCATCGAGCTGACTCAGGCATCCACCTGGATGTCGAAGGCAAAAAATACTGCGTTTAGTTTTGAGGGCCAGAATATTGAAAATTGACTTCCTATGATTTGTATACAAGTACTTTGATTTCTGGAACAATTGCTCACAGCTGCAGTGTGAAAGTAAAATTCTCGTTTGATACGACGTCCCGTGGTCCGCAAAAGTTGAATCAAGGAAATTGGACAGACTTTAGGTTTAAAGGTTAACATCTTCAACCACCCAAAACACTCCAGTGTCCCTGATTGGACTTTAGCACACAACCATAATCTGGATGAATAAGAATTCACGCAGTCACTATGTCCACAATGTCTCGTTTACTAAATAACAGAGGGGTTGTGCAAAACAACCCAGGTTTGTAGAGGATCAGACCTATTTGGACAGttgatttgaatgttttgcacaaaaaagtggggaaaaaatataaagagagagaaaaaagaaattttcaaaaaatatttaaagaaatGTGATGCATATACATACATTGTATAATTTGGTCTATTTTGTTATACCTCCAAGTAAAGACACCCAGGAGGACGGGCAAAGTGACAGCAACAGTCAACCACCTCCAGTCCTTCACAAGGTAAGCAATGGGTACAAAGCAAATGCTCCCAAATGTCCAGGAAAGACTGTCAAAAATTCCAACCGTCTTTCTGTGCTCTATGTCCACCCACTCCACACCTGGTTGAAGAATAcaagggcacacacacacacacacacacacacacacacacacacacacacacacacacacacacacacacatgtaggATGGATAAATGAAACAACTCCGCAAATAATGGTTGAGTGGaacataaaatgtcatttgatgaTCTAAAATGATTGTACAGAGAACCAAAGAGACGATGACGATGCCAGTAATGCAAAAGCCGGTAAGGAATCTCAGCACTGCAAACATCAGGAAGGATGTGGCGAAAGCACTGGCGAGAGCAAACAGCATTCCAGAGAGATAAGATGTCAGCAGCATGATCCTCCGACCGAACCTGAGCAGGAGGACCAAGGAAGTCAACACATGGCAATCAAGAGGTCAGCTAACCCTTCCTGTACATTTATTGGTCAAAGTCAAATGATTCCTCGTGGTGCGGATGGAGGGTTGGACTTTGTGCAAGCACCATTCATTGGCAGTCTGGACACACCTGCTCTTTTGTCAGTACAAAGAAATAGTCGCTAGATGTGTTGCTCACTTGGCAGCATTAAGTAACCCTCGCTTTGTCCCGATGCTTTAGCGCTTCCCGTGgtcgtcatggtaacaaaagCCACACTAGATTTGCAGAAGACAGTACCTCAGCCTGcattctttgtgtgttttgaaagACCAATTGATGTGAGAGACCTTTTATATAGGCACATGGGAactgtttgaaaatgtgaacaatcacatcatctttattttcaattgaCAGTAAGTACAAGGCAAAATGGCCGTCCACTGAGATGGATggaaacaggtggattttttgCTTATTTCGCATTCTACAAGTGCAATATTtatcatcataataataatatgtttAGACTAGTAAGGGTGGATAGAACATGTTATtgcaatgtgaaaaaaaatgacttgactACCCTTTAATTTGTCCAGAGCCCCTCAAATGATGACATaatgacttgttttttgtttgtttttatgaccTCACAAATTACGGTAAAATCAgatatttgaataaaattttCATGGACAGATTTGTGTGCAAGCATGATCATAACTTTCTCAGGGAGACCATATAAGGAATCAAAATTTAACCATGAAAGCCATCATCTCTGTGCAGTCAAGTCAACGTGAAAAGCAATGATGGCATTATGTTACCTGTCACTCAGACTTCCAAAAGTCACAGCTCCAAACATTACGCCAACAAAGAAGATAGTAGCCGTGGATTGGCTTCTGCTTCTTTGATCACACACCAGATCCCACtaatacaaacacattcacatgtttacaggggaaaaacaatgacaaaatgtaaaacaatgtAATGTAGGTCACCTGGGTGGCCAGTGTGGATTTGAAGGTAGTGTTATCATACACCCACCCATCCAGACAGGGCAAGGTGAGCACCTGAGTGACGTCAGACGTGTTGAAAAGCAGATGATACTGAGGCTCGGCGAACATCCGACAGGAGCTACGGGTGCCGTCCTCCTCCAGTGGGATGCTGACGGCGAGCCTGTCTGCCTGGGACAGATTCGGGAAGAGCCCTCCGGCAGCGACAAGGCAGTGGTGCGCAGGAACCGCCGCGATGAAGCTGTTGAGCAGAAAGTGGCAGGGCAGTGTGAAGCGACCTATGAAGCTGATGGCCACTATCATCTTCTGGAACCTCCCGAATCCGCCGACGTCGGCGATAATGTCCTCGAACTTCATGATGAGCGCCGGTGTGTGCTCCAGACATACACGCGCAGAGAGTGCAGCAATCCCACGCAAGAAAGGAGTAATTGAGACTCCTGGACCTCTTATCCAGTTTAGCAAGGCACAAAGGCCACTTCATACTTTCCACATCCACGTGTTTTCAAGAGTGGGCGTTACTTCGTGTGATGTTACATCGTCTTCCAGCCTTTGCACAAGGATCGCGCAGACCCCCTGTGGTCTTCCATGTGCGACTCAAGTTTTGCGAACAATTAAGTGATGCACGGATCGATTGTGAtccttaagatcaggggatgctttgagaataattgtcaatttgtttgtctatgtgaagccctttgagactgcttgtgatttagggctatacaaataaacttgacttgacttgacttgacttgacttgacatgaCTTGATCCTAGATGTCGATATCACTTAATAGTCACTTAACAGATAATAGTGACAGATTTCAAAATAACTTGTGTAGAGGTGAAAAACCACCTCGCTGGATTTAGTgtcatgtgtgtgtcaggGTCCGGGAGGTTTTTCCCTTATCCACATGGGGGCAGCCGTGAGCAGAGTGGAGGAGGACCCAGAGGTGTGGCTGATCCCCACAGGTATGGCTGATCAGGCTCGTTAGGGGAAGGCTTTTAAGGAGCGTGCCGCCAGCCGCTCATCGCCTGAGGGTCTGCCTATGCGATCTCCTCTACGGCCACGCCTTTAGCAATTATCCAAGTCAACCCTACTTGTCTATGCTGAGTCTCCGGTCTACCTGTTTGATCTTTGCCTTGTTTTCCACAAACTCTGACTCTTTGTTCCCTTCCAGCTCTTGGATCCCCCGACTTGGACCTCCAACTGGCTCCACTCTGCTCAGACCGAACCACTCACGCTCCACCATCACAGCTCTAATTCTGTGCCCCTGGCTCGGACCCCCAGCGCTATTGCTTCCTCACTCCCTTCAATACAAACTCCACATCCATCTGGGACTCCTGATCGGTTTCTGCATGTGGGTCAAACAATTCGCTAAAACTATGACAGTGAGTCCACACAAGAGCTCATCCCTTCctcttccacacacacacacacacacacacacacacacacacacacacacacacacacacacacacacacacacacacacacacacacacacacacctctgctcagccaaatttattgtgactTAATCATGTCACACACCAACATGATggaaattgactcctacagtactaagaCCACAGGCCAGTCATTTTCATCAATGCACATTATTATTAACAGTATTTTGATGTTTTCCTGTAGGGAATTGTTGACTGCTGgctttgtttctttaataTAGGAGCTTTGACTTACTACATCTGGATGCTTTAAATACCAATGTGAATGTCATGACAGCAATGGACTTGATGTCATACAAATCAACTTCATTCTAAAGTGTTCATTTACCAGTTGAACCAAGATAAAAAGGCTTCATGAGTGGCTTCAAGGCTTCATGAATGAGGATGTTAAGCTGATAATAGCACCTTGCAGTCggcaaaaaaatcacatttgatcTAGCAAAGACTATACATACACAAGAGGTGCAATGTCAAAGCAAAGCCCTATCAAAGAAGCCTTGATGTTGTAAACTGGCAAAGAATATACACAAGAGGGTGCAAAATGTTCCTTTCAGCAGTCTCCtttattccacagccatacGTTATGATTGTACAAAGCCCGCAAATCAAGAATGGGCTGTAAACGTCGAGCTTCAACTTTGTGTCTCACAAATAGCTGGTGGGAGTCTCATATGTCTTGGGAAAGGGCAGACTGGTGTATCCATTCCCGGGTACAATGGCCAGACTTCCAGCGACGGGAATGACGTTCCATGACAGCGTCAGGGTGATGTTCTCGTGGGCCCTCAGTCCGTTTCCGTCATCGCAGAAGAAGTATTTGGATTTTTGGTCTCTGAGGTACAGCGTGTCTTTTCCTCGATAGACAGTCTTGTCCCAAAGCATCACCTggttcaaaacatttttcggTGTCGCGTACTCGGCATACACAAAGATATAGAGTTGTAGGACATTCCAGTTGAATACCGGCTGCAAATCGGCCgagaggtcaaaggtga
This window harbors:
- the LOC119129136 gene encoding solute carrier family 22 member 7-like → MKFEDIIADVGGFGRFQKMIVAISFIGRFTLPCHFLLNSFIAAVPAHHCLVAAGGLFPNLSQADRLAVSIPLEEDGTRSSCRMFAEPQYHLLFNTSDVTQVLTLPCLDGWVYDNTTFKSTLATQWDLVCDQRSRSQSTATIFFVGVMFGAVTFGSLSDRFGRRIMLLTSYLSGMLFALASAFATSFLMFAVLRFLTGFCITGIVIVSLVLCVEWVDIEHRKTVGIFDSLSWTFGSICFVPIAYLVKDWRWLTVAVTLPVLLGVFTWRWMPESARWLIANGKLEEAHLCLVKCAKINGTEALCPGLQPETLSSIVVTEKKSRVYSYLDLMRTPKMRRLSLCTGSLWFTIAIAFYGITFNISGFGLNVYLTQLLYSSAEVPGKLSSFFLLDRIGRKRTQVGMLTMLAVSLGINILIPKDMSTLRTMVAVVGKGFSSASFCTIVLYSSELFPTVVRQNGMGFNSSMARMGVALAPLILLLDDIWKDLPQLVLFSSAVLAAILASQLSETRGHGLPETIEDVEGKK
- the LOC119129201 gene encoding signal peptidase complex subunit 3-like, with the protein product MNSVCSRANNCFDFSTNVMMTLAFGCYITTVLIDTSVPVDIRVTKVMLRNVYNVTGFGEPCDMVYITFDLSADLQPVFNWNVLQLYIFVYAEYATPKNVLNQVMLWDKTVYRGKDTLYLRDQKSKYFFCDDGNGLRAHENITLTLSWNVIPVAGSLAIVPGNGYTSLPFPKTYETPTSYL